From Apium graveolens cultivar Ventura chromosome 9, ASM990537v1, whole genome shotgun sequence, the proteins below share one genomic window:
- the LOC141682562 gene encoding short-chain dehydrogenase TIC 32 B, chloroplastic-like has translation MIKDTVKYLAGSAGPSGYGSKSTADQVTQHYSSSSRHLTAIITGATSGIGEETARVLAKRGVRIVIPARDLKKASEVKEKIQKGSPDAEIIILEIDLSSFSSIKRFCTEFLALKLPLNILINNAGKFSNKLEFSDDKIEMTFATNYLGHFFLTELLMEKMVETAAEEGIQGRIVNVSSVVHGWVKREQFHFMQMLQPEKYNSTRAYAQSKLANILHAKEVSRQLKERKANVTANAVHPGIVKTGIIRDHKGCFTDSLFFMASKFLKSTTQGASTTCYAALSPQMEGVSGKYLTDCNETRCTGLANDESEAQKLWMQSCALMQRRLQR, from the exons ATGATTAAAGATACAGTAAAGTATTTAGCAGGCTCTGCAGGTCCAAGTGGTTATGGATCAAAATCAACTGCTGATCAGGTCACACAACATTATTCTTCTTCTTCTCGCCATCTTACTGCTATAATCACCG GAGCAACCTCTGGGATCGGAGAAGAGACTGCTAGAGTTTTGGCTAAAAGAGGAGTAAGAATAGTGATTCCTGCAAGAGACTTGAAAAAGGCTTCTGAAGTGAAAGAAAAGATCCAAAAGGGGAGTCCTGATGCTGAAATAATAATACTGGAGATTGATTTAAGCTCATTTTCTTCCATCAAGAGATTTTGCACCGAGTTCCTGGCTCTAAAATTACCCCTTAATATCTTGAT AAATAATGCTGGGAAATTCTCTAATAAGTTGGAGTTTTCTGATGACAAAATTGAAATGACCTTTGCCACAAATTACTTGG GCCATTTTTTCCTTACAGAACTGCTTATGGAGAAAATGGTGGAGACAGCGGCAGAAGAGGGGATCCAAGGAAGAATAGTCAATGTTTCTTCTGTAGTTCATGGCTGGGTGAAAAGAGAACAGTTCCACTTTATGCAAATGCTGCAACCAGAAAA ATACAATAGCACGCGTGCATACGCCCAATCAAAATTGGCTAATATATTGCATGCAAAGGAAGTGTCAAGACAGCTAAAG GAAAGGAAAGCAAATGTTACTGCCAATGCGGTGCACCCAGGCATTGTTAAGACTGGAATCATCAGGGATCATAAAGGCTGTTTCACAG ATTCCCTGTTTTTTATGGCCTCCAAGTTTTTAAAGTCGACAACACAG GGTGCATCCACCACATGCTATGCTGCACTGAGTCCACAAATGGAAGGGGTTAGTGGGAAATACCTTACAGACTGTAATGAGACTCGCTGCACAGGATTGGCAAACGATGAATCTGAAGCACAAAAATTATGGATGCAATCATGTGCTTTAATGCAGAGAAGATTACAACGATAA